Proteins encoded within one genomic window of Mya arenaria isolate MELC-2E11 chromosome 13, ASM2691426v1:
- the LOC128212892 gene encoding galanin-like G-protein coupled receptor npr-9, whose amino-acid sequence MANNTSLDSFMDSNDSMDYYYDFMSGGERAKWGFWLKTVLTPIIVTAGLVGNILSLIVMKSKALRHKSYSQYLCVLAICDTLTLVIRQIRSVDEYFLETSYTAVVFRNFDDFGCKLFNFTEHVSYLMSSWIIVLMALERLIAVCMPFKKFMIRKRSGSTLALIAMFVSICLSQAFRLVMVEQLDSASCGASDSFIELYSNLHIYFYYMCLTFILPVSCVIVCNGLVLYQIFKIRHEIKTRVDRNHRQHRAMRKTHRTTCMLLTVSFTFLGTMLPLLTISMIIDIVVKTRGPAAYPFYVAMTPYLDIAVVVSLVNYAANFFIYILSGRNFRYELRKFFHNQRTSIRSLTARSSKETKEEVVRV is encoded by the coding sequence ATTTCATGAGCGGTGGAGAGCGAGCAAAATGGGGATTCTGGCTGAAGACGGTTCTAACTCCAATCATTGTTACCGCGGGACTCGTTGGCAACATTCTTTCACTTATCGTCATGAAATCCAAAGCTCTGCGTCATAAATCGTACTCTCAGTATTTATGTGTTCTCGCTATCTGTGACACATTGACACTTGTAATCCGACAGATACGATCCGTAGACGAATATTTTCTAGAGACATCTTATACGGCAGTGGTCTTCCGTAATTTCGATGATTTCGGCTGTAAGCTTTTCAATTTTACAGAACACGTGTCTTACCTCATGTCATCATGGataattgttttaatggcaTTGGAAAGACTAATTGCTGTCTGTATGCCATTCAAAAAGTTTATGATACGGAAACGGTCCGGTTCTACTCTGGCTTTAATTGCAATGTTCGTGTCCATTTGTCTTAGTCAAGCCTTTCGTCTTGTCATGGTGGAGCAACTGGATTCAGCTAGCTGCGGAGCAAGTGATAGCTTTATTGAACTATATTCCAACCTCCACATCTATTTTTATtacatgtgtttgacatttaTCCTACCAGTGTCATGTGTAATAGTGTGTAACGGACTCGTCCTCTACCAAATCTTCAAAATCAGGCACGAAATAAAAACGCGCGTAGACCGGAATCACCGACAACACCGCGCTATGCGGAAGACACACCGAACAACATGCATGCTGCTGACTGTTTCGTTCACATTTCTTGGCACGATGTTACCGCTTCTTACCATTTCAATGATTATAGACATTGTTGTGAAGACAAGGGGACCCGCAGCATATCCGTTTTATGTTGCGATGACACCATACCTTGACATAGCTGTTGTAGTGTCTCTCGTTAACTACGCTGCAAACTTCTTCATATACATTTTGTCAGGAAGGAATTTCCGGTATGAGTTAAGAAAGTTTTTCCACAATCAGCGAACATCGATTCGGAGTTTAACTGCGAGAAGTTCGAAGGAAACTAAGGAAGAAGTAGTTCGTGTATAA